From Neospora caninum Liverpool complete genome, chromosome VIII, a single genomic window includes:
- a CDS encoding Adenylate/guanylate cyclase with GAF sensor and FHA domain, related, translating to MGDSRFGNILHNVVSGAGGLVHAGWHGVQHAINANSGSDEEGCSRKAAQARLHLTPERPPPIEEAPETLANHGDAVSQDWRWLALRCEQRLNAVLQQRTTKTAKLTDTLGPSFDIRQFACFMPRTVLEAIADRRIRHSDDFDIQIEQFTAAVVFCDASGFTALTEALDTKPNGAERLGNIINQFFDKIIKIVHYWGGDVIKFSGDAMTIVWPVDDESPPDGDDSENGTAARDDEAGDDFYRIDSQVACRLAVQCCLTLHQTLHGYVTGCDDKVLTLHIGVGFGQVHILQVGGIMDRWEYVVAGAPLEEISIAEPLAGSGETVVSPSVALALAGAADLEEVPNSPPGRTFYKVKGLHAAEPEKAKSIAVGLSRSSTRALWGSEKRKGQTEDDVETLPVQPPPPLAPIDVEPDDIDLLRRYIPPSVFRRLTTGCNVFLNELRVVSVVFICVRGLDVSTRTGSLIAHKLMKMTQKAAYTMEGSVNKFLVDDKGVLLLVMFGLPPVYHLDDPIRAIMAALRVIDGMKVFGLDAGIGITSGRVWCGTVGNEIRKEYTALGDYVNLAARLMAKAGPREIFVDVNTFEAARHALEFKQLPSMLVKGKEHPVQVFMPTGVMINQRKDVMEDHPLLSWPQWSGKKQLREVMLPPAPYLEQSSLLGKASKYNAFRPPLDYPVPTGPLFAHEWYEPFLPELQPFAAVGGVMVIKGKEGLGTHELAKLLGQIGRKDLKRQTFFISNMPDSVQMNIGNVPLLAWRKLCTEMVERWRVSDNREKKGYSKIDRDNSVYGLTKELIHPSFHWRLEDMKPVIHGLVLPYELPENQVMLKQRLKNLKSYQRRHGGMRHPLIMSPAFNLLLKPAEWVGDAAAAAASAARVITPVNNWMTKIPTPADDDTSDSDDSDDSSAGPPRLGLANVARGSGESIAPIIASLVNGFTLYESSIIILHVRTGTSVFAEMDRDSWKVARMVARVSLVRRSHRLENDMKDLKEWRRLHSRKCWWCKGYRTRTVVDSSGKEHLVQPTSLCRPLPSQFYQPLLFVLICSETTDNVPEQQQLVQMARDNNALIELKKLGLQETAEYLSHCLSIRKSGLDPGFVEYVQRASAGVPKYAYLTAKKLVTEQAVVLTPEGGVKKQPRLSPRGRRDSGRRRGDSGPGLDDGAVPPGSRREGREDADRADEDEESQDEEDERREDDEVARCVCELIEKVRLQRDELAKAQATSQGKTEQGRGDKGKLVPAPNDRWTHSAIYDRLPLNVRAPDAAALALDAPPLSAFDLGAMEEQLMQHAHRYDGPGVDMASGAGSDVCPSQLYLASKYRERLHAGLSVDVPATSPSVGQAEGDDGAHRGSRGRGCDSVGRAPGAAPGDRDEGGDSPPAQRGSWPHHVHFESAKAAHGGQGGGGRRKMGVAERQRIEDDARISRGKLTRAEFAFLQNAPPWVHLDATDLKGLSLYKKRRWAAARNLDWDSDAECAVEAADEGAALEGHPAFLLPEGQNGERRRRTLYTGMVVKEDLLSIPFVPELIANCMFTVERLQPEEQMVAKVASVFPCPFNPVELCRAYPRRKPLEEFCAIIYQLIIRDVLEVCEPPSLEDLTSLAASIGLGGPDGSQTPEGGEGADGETAPDSAKTSGATGASKRAMRLSQGCLHNPSKRLSCLLNAASAPGGGAAGAHGESGKANNLAPFPPGAPSATQNRRGSAFSSASSLLPPSDKDGASTGASGEQNSSPDGKRGSGIGAHSASLEDVPFPGLAPGHERRPSVMRAGGLVTPQRIVEGSLGGERAQPVEGNARGVAGESRDPERSGRLTTAKAGTVVTREVWETVLMNEDGTDVFLRFNSIALQRVVADLLLTDERKWLTLVCRRIIALRFTESAAASNDSEPRPPASTTAPAAGSTPAQDVSDLSNLVRSARLVAEGKPIQDGAGEAAEERDEAIEAELAKEQPPPQSLLETALAAERETLEQAAKAEKEIAAKEHEEEIERLVSKAVLSRGGSGHNMGRKLSLKGTAAFGSSLARRSSASSGGAINSDEPEPVFRVAGDEEMEGHDLWAAASAEKHVETATNGHTSEPAADA from the exons ATGGGGGATAGCCGTTTCGGAAACATTCTCCACAACGTCGTTAGCGGCGCGGGCGGTCTCGTCCACGCTGGATGGCACGGCGTCCAGCATGCGATCAACGCAAACAGTGGATCTGACGAAGAAGGATGCAGCCGAAAAGCAGCTCAGGCGCGCCTCCACCTGACACCCGAGCGTCCGCCGCCGATCGAAGAGGCCCCGGAAACTCTCGCGAACCACGGCGACGCAGTTTCACAGGACTGGCGCTGGCTAGCGCTGCGCTGCGAACAACGGCTCAATGCGGTTCTGCAACAGCGGACGACCAAGACGGCGAAACTGACAGATACACTCGGCCCGTCGTTCGACATCCGGCAGTTCGCCTGCTTCATGCCTCGCACAGTTCTGGAGGCGATCGCAGATCGACGCATTCGACACTCCGACGATTTCGACATCCAAATCGAGCAATTCACCGCCGCCGTC GTATTTTGCGACGCCAGTGGCTTCACAGCCCTGACAGAAGCTCTGGATACGAAGCCGAATGGAGCCGAACGTTTGGGGAATATCATCAACCAGTTTTTCGACAAAATCATCAAAATTGTCCACTACTGGGGCGGCGACGTGATCAAATTCAGCGGAGACGCCATGACAATCGTCTGGCCAGTTGACGACGAATCGCCgccggacggagacgacTCTGAGA ATGGAACAGCTGCGAGGGACGAtgaggcaggagacgacTTCTACAGAATCGACAGCCAAGTGGCGTGCCGGCTGGCTGTGCAGTGCTGCCTGACGCTCCACCAGACTTTGCATGGCTACGTGACAGGTTGCGACGACAAGGTCTTGACGCTCCACATTGGTGTCGGATTCGGTCAGGTTCACATTTTGCAG GTCGGAGGCATCATGGATCGATGGGAATACGTCGTTGCCGGCGCGCCTCTTGAGGAGATTTCCATCGCGGAGCCGCTTGCGGGGTCGGGCGAGACAGTCGTTTCGCCTTCGGTGGCGCTGGCTTTAGCCGGCGCCGCGGACTTGGAGGAAGTGCCCAACTCCCCTCCAGGGCGCACCTTCTATAAAGTGAaagggctgcatgcagccgagcCGGAGAAGGCCAAGAGTATCGCCGTGGGTCTGTCGAGGTCTTCGACGCGTGCGCTCTGGGGAAGtgaaaagcgaaaaggacAAACCGAAGACGACGTGGAAACGCTGCCCGTCCAaccgcctccgcctcttgcTCCCATCGACGTGGAGCCTGACGACATCGACTTGCTCAGACG CTACATTCCGCCTTCTGTGTTTCGACGCCTCACAACGGGATGCAACGTTTTCTTGAACGAGCtacgcgtcgtctccgttgTGTTCATATGCGTCCGTGGCCTGGACGTCTCAACCCGGACCGGAAGTCTTATCGCCCACAAATTGATGAAAATGACGCAAAAAGCCGCATACACGATG GAAGGATCTGTCAACAAATTTCTCGTCGATGACAAAGGcgttctcctcctcgtcaTGTTCGGCCTGCCTCCTGTCTACCATTTGGACGATCCGATACGAG cGATCATGGCTGCGCTGCGCGTTATCGACGGAATGAAGGTCTTTGGCCTTGACGCCGGTATCGGCATCACCAGTGGACGAGTCTGGTGTGGG ACCGTTGGAAACGAAATTCGAAAGGAATACACGGCTCTGGGCGACTACGTGAACCTCGCTGCACGGCTCATGGCGAAGGCGGGCCCTCGAGAGATCTTTGTCGATGT CAACACGTTTGAAGCGGCGCGTCACGCCCTCGAGTTCAAGCAGCTTCCGAGTATGCTTGTAAAGGGCAAAGAGCATCCGGTCCAGGTTTTCATGCCGACAGGGGTAATGATCAACCAGAGGAAAGACGTGATGGAAGAC CATCCCTTGCTCTCGTGGCCTCAGTGGAGTGGCAAGAAGCAGCTGAGAGAAGTGATGCTGCCGCCTGCTCCGTATTTGGAGCAGAGTTCGCTTCTCGGCAAAGCCAGCAAGTACAACGCGTTCCGACCTCCTCTCGACTACCCTGTGCCGACCGGACCTCTCTTTGCTCACGAATG GTACGAGCCGTTTTTGCCAGAGCTGCAGCCTTTTGCGGCTGTAGGCGGCGTCATGGTGATCAAGGGGAAAGAGGGCTTGGGGACCCACGAACTCGCGAAACTCCTCGGTCAGATTG GGCGAAAAGACCTAAAGCGGCAAACGTTTTTCATCAGCAACATGCCGGACTCCGTTCAGATGAACATCGGAAACGTGCCTTTGCTGGCGTGGAGGAAACTGTGCACAGAGATGGTTGAG CGATGGCGTGTCAGCGAtaaccgagagaagaaaggctaCTCGAAGATTGACCGCGATAACTCTGTCTACGGCCTCACCAAAGAGCTGATTCACCCCTCCTTTCACTG GCGCCTGGAGGACATGAAGCCCGTGATTCACGGCCTCGTGCTGCCCTACGAGCTGCCAGAGAACCAGGTGATGCTGAAGCAACGCCTCAAAAACCTGAAAAGCTATCAACGAAGACAC GGCGGCATGCGTCACCCCCTGATCATGTCGCCAGCTTTCAATCTCCTCCTGAAACCCGCAGAGTGGGTTGGggacgcagcggcggcagcggcttCTGCTGCTCGCGTTATCACTCCCGTGAACAACTGGATGACGAAAATCCCCACGCCCGCAGACGACGACACCTCAG ATTCCGACGACTCCGATGACAGCAGCGCGGGGCCCCCTCGACTGGGCCTGGCCAATGTG GCccgaggcagcggcgagtCCATCGCGCCAATCATTGCCTCGTTAGTCAACGGCTTCACCCTGTACGAGAGTTCAATTATCATCCTGCATGTCCGCACAGGGACATCAGTGTTTGCCGAG ATGGATCGCGACAGCTGGAAGGTCGCCCGCATGGttgcgcgcgtctccctcgtccgcCGCTCTCATCGTCTCGAAAACGACATGAAAGATCTGAAAGAATGGCGGCGTCTCCACTCCCGAAAATGCTGGTGGT GCAAAGGCTACCGCACGCGCACGGTCGTCGACAGCTCGGGGAAGGAGCACCTCGTTCAGCCGACGTCGCTGTGCCGACCGCTCCCTTCTCAATTCTAccagcctcttctctttgttctcaTCTGCAG CGAGACGACGGACAATGTCCCCGAACAGCAGCAACTCGTCCAGATGGCCCGCGACAACAATGCCCTAATCGAACTGA AGAAGCTCGGCCTTCAAGAGACTGCCGAGTATCTCAGCCACTGCCTCAGCATCCGGAAGAGCGGGCTCGATCCAGGCTTTGTCGAATATGTCCAGCGCGCCTCAGCAG GTGTTCCGAAGTACGCGTATctgacggcgaagaagtTGGTGACGGAGCAGGCAGTCGTTTTGACCCCCGAGGGCGGCGTGAAGAAACAgcctcgactgtctcctcgaggGCGTCGGGATTCGGGAcgccggcgcggagacagtggtCCAGGGCTGGATGACGGGGCTGTGCCGCCGGGTAGCCGTCGCGAGGGAAGGGAGGATGCGGATCGAgccgacgaggacgaggaaagtcaggacgaagaagatgaacGGCGTGAGGATGACGAAGTCGCCAGATGCGTTTGCGAACTAATTGAGAAGGTTCGGCTCCAGAGAGATGAGTTGGCGAAGGCCCAGGCAACGTCTcagggaaagacagaacaagggcgaggcgacaaAGGAAAGCTTGTCCCCGCGCCCAATGACCG GTGGACGCATTCTGCGATTTATGACCGGCTCCCGCTAAACGTGCGTGCGCCCGACGCAGCTGCGCTGGCTCTGGACGctccgccgctctctgctttcgaTTTGGGTGCGATGGAGGAGCAGCTGATGCAGCACGCCCACCGCTACGACGGCCCTGGAGTCGACATGGCATCAGGCGCAGGCTCCGACGTGTGTCCTTCGCAGCTCTATCTGGCGTCCAAGTACCGCGAGCGTCTCCACGCCGGTCTGTCTGTGGACGTTCCCGCGACTTCGCCGTCGGTCGGTCAAGCTGAGGGGGACGACGGCGCCCACAGGGGATCGCGCGGTCGAGGCTGCGATAGCGTCGGGCGGGCTCCGGGCGCCGCGCCCGGCGACAGGGACGAAGGTGGAGACAGCCCGCCGGCGCAGCGGGGCAGTTGGCCTCACCACGTGCATTTTGAGAGCGCCAAAGCTGCGCATGGAGGACAAGGCGGGGGGGGCCGAAGGAAAATGGGGGTGGCGGAGCGTCAGCGAATtgaagacgacgcgcgaaTCAGCAGGGGGAAACTGACCCGAGCGGAATTTGCTTTTCTGCAAAATGCCCCGCCGTGGGTCCACTTGGACGCCACCGACCTCAAGGGTTTGAGTCTCTACAAGAAGCGTCGGTGGGCGGCAGCGCGGAACCTCGACTGGGACTCCGACGCAGAATGTGCGGTTGAAGCCGCCGACGAGGGAGCGGCGTTGGAAGGGCatcctgcctttcttcttccagaaGGCCAGAACGGCGAACGGCGACGCCGGACGCTGTACACAGGCATGGTTGTGAAAGAAGACCTGCTGTCGATACCCTTCGTCCCGGAACTGATTGCGAACTGCATGTTCACAGTCGAGCGCCTCCAGCCTGAGGAGCAGATGGTGGCGAAAGTCGCGTCAGTCTTCCCCTGTCCGTTCAACCCCGTCGAGCTGTGCCGGGCGTATCCGAGGCGGAAACCCTTGGAGGAATTCTGCGCAATCATCTACCAGCTGATTATCCGAGACGTGCTGGAGGTGTGCGAGCCACCTTCGCTCGAAGACCTCACCTCGCTCGCGGCGTCCATCGGTCTCGGCGGGCCAGACGGCTCACAGACCCCCGaggggggcgaaggcgctgaTGGCGAGACGGCGCCCGACAGTGCCAAGACCTCGGGGGCGACTGGGGCAAGCAAACGGGCCATGCGCCTCTCCCAGGGCTGCCTCCACAACCCCTCCAAACGGCTCTCGTGCCTCCTCAACGCGGCGTCAGCTcctggaggcggcgcggcaggcgcccACGGAGAAAGCGGGAAGGCCAACAACCTCGCTCCGTTTCCCCCAGGGGCTCCGTCAGCGACGCaaaacagaagaggcagcgcaTTCTCCagtgcctcctctctgcttccgcccTCGGACAAGGACGGGGCTTCGACGGGAGCGAGCGGCGAGCAGAACTCAAGCCCCGATGGAAAACGAGGCAGCGGCATCGGGGCGCACAGCGCCAGCCTCGAAGACGTCCCGTTCCCGGGGCTCGCCCCTGGCCACGAACGCCGCCCGTCCGTGATGAGGGCTGGAGGCCTCGTGACGCCCCAGCGCATCGTCGAGGGCTCGCTCGGAGGCGAACGCGCCCAGCCGGTGGAGGGCAACGCGCGGGGTGTCGCAGGCGAATCGAGAGATCCCGAGAGGTCTGGCCGCCTCACCACGGCGAAAGCTGGAACGGTGGTCACTCGGGAGGTCTGGGAAACCGTGCTCATGAACGAAGACGGAACCGACGTCTTCCTCAGATTCAACAGCATTGCGCTTCAAAGG GTCGTCGCTGATCTCCTTTTGACGGACGAGCGAAAGTGGCTGACGCTGGTGTGCAG ACGGATCATTGCCCTGAGATTCACGGAGTCCGCCGCCGCGTCAAATGATTCAGAGCCGCGCCCTCCCGCAAGCACCACGGCACCTGCGGCGGGTTCAACCCCGGCCCAAGACGTCTCAGATCTCTCGAACCTCGTGCGCTCAGCCCGGCTCGTCGCCGAAGGAAAACCCATTCAAGATGGAGCcggcgaagcagcagagGAGCGTGACGAAGCCATTGAGGCTG AGCTGGCTAAGGAGCAGCCGCCTCCACAGTCTCTGCTGGAGACGGCGTTggcggccgagagagagacgctcgagcAGGCAGcaaaagcggagaaagaaatTGCAGCCAAAgagcacgaagaagaaatTGAGCGGCTTGTCTCCAAGGCGGTTCTGTCTCGAGGCGGGAGCGGGCACAATATGGGGCGGAAGTTGTCGCTGAAAGGGACGGCCGCGTTCGGCTCCTCGCTTGCCCGACGCTCCAGCGCGTCCTCCGGAGGGGCAATCAACTCAGACGAACCTGAGCCCGTTTTTCGTGTAGCGGGTGACGAGGAAATGGAAGGACACGACCTCTGGGCAGCCGCGTCGGCTGAAAAGCACGTGGAAACAGCGACGAACGGCCACACGAGTGAGCCAGCCGCAGACGCTTGA